Part of the uncultured Campylobacter sp. genome is shown below.
GCGCACAGGATGTCGAAGCGCTTTTTTATGCCTTTGTAATTTAGTAAATTTTTGCGGATCTGCTCTAGCCCCGTCTCGCACGCCGCGGCTAGGATCGCTAGCGACGCATCGATCGCGATGTGCCTTCCGAGCCCGTAAACCTCGAAGCGCCCGAGCTCTTTAAGATTAAAGCTCATAAACGGCTGATGATCACGCAATAGCACCTTCAGATCCGTTATGTCGCGCGACGGGAAGAGCTTGATACAGCCGAGCTTAATGGAGCTTAAAAACTCATCCTCGGCGTTTATCACGCGGATCTTGGCGCGCTCCAAAAAGCCGCGATACGCCGCGTGAAATTTATCCAAATCGTTGTCGTAATGATCCATATGCTCGGGCTCGGCGTTGGTAACGACCGCGACGTAGGGGTTAGAATTTAAAAAGCTCGAATCGCTCTCGTCAGCTTCGAAGATAATATTTTCGCTGTTTTCGTACTTCATATTCGAGCCGAACTGCTTGGAGATCGCGCCGATGATGACCGAGCCGTCTATCAGCGCCGAGGTTATCGCGCTTGTGGTGCTTTTGCCGTGCGCGCCGGCAACTGCGAAGACGCGCTTGTCTTTTAGCACGAAGGGCAGGGCCTCCTTGCGCGAGAGGCAGACGATCCCCTTTTTGCGCGCGGCTTGTAGCTCGACGTTGTCCTCTTTGATCGCGGCGGAGTAGATGACGATCTCCTGATCTTTGATCGCCGAAGCGTAGTGCGGAGTGATGATCTCCATGCCGCTAGCTCTTAGCTTGTAGGTCGTCTCGCTCTCTTTTATATCCGAACCCGAAATGATAAAATTTTTCTCGTGTAAAAATCTCGCTAATGCGGAGATGCCTATGCCGCCAATGCCGATAAAATGAACCTTTTTCACCTTTGTCCTTAAATATTATAATGGAAAATTACGTTTAAATTTTTAAATCCCACATCTGCGAAATTTAAAAATTTAAACCATTTTGTGCGCCTTGAAATTCGCCTTTAAATTTTTACGAGCTCGCAGCGTCGCGTAACCCCGTCTCGCTACTTTTAAATCCGCTTTTAAAATTTAACGCTCGAAATTTGCCTTTAGAATTTCGCCTTTTAAAATTTGAACGCTCGAAATTCTGCGTCCGAAACTCCGCTTTGAAACGGCAGCGCTTAAATTTTACGGCCCAAACTCGCCGTTAAAGCCTCGCGGCGAGCGAGAAGCCGTTTGCCGCCGCGCCCACCGCATCGTTTCGCGCACCAAAGCCGCGTAAATTTTATAAATTTCATCGCGTTCATCGCACGTCCACTATTTAAATTTAGCGCCTGAAATTTCGCCGCTCGGGCCCCGCGGTAAAGCCTATTCGCCGCTTTATGCTTTAAATTTAGCCGATAAATTTATCCGCATAAATTTAAAATTTCGTCGAAATTTTAAATATCGGTGCGCCCGTTGATCGCCTTTATTAGCGAGAGCATATCGACGTTGTCTAAGCTAACGCCCGTAGGCACGCCCTGAGCGAGCTTGGTAAATTTCAAGCTTAGATCCGCGAGCTTGTCCTCGACGTAAAGCATGATCCCGTCGGAGTTGATGCCGGGCGTCAGCGCGAAAATCAGCTCGCTCGCGCCGTTTCGGCTCACCATCTCGCGTAGCGCCGCGATTTTATCTTCGTCGGCGGCGTCTAGCACGAAGTAGCGACCGTTGTAAATTTTATTGCTCTCTAAAATAAAGATATCTTTTGGGTTTTCGACGATGCAAATTTTATCGCTTTCGCGCTCATCGTCGGCGCAGTATTCGCAGATCTCGCCCTCGCATACCGCACCGCAGATGCGGCATCTATGCAGTCCGCGCACCGCCTCTTCGATATTGTGCGCTAAATTTAGCCCCAAAAAGGAGTTTTGCACGCTTACGTAGTACGCAAAGCGCAGGGCGGATTTTTTGCCCACGCCCGGAAGCTTTTCAAAGCTTGCTACGAGCTCTTCGAACCTGTCTCCGCCGCTCATATGGAGCCCTTCGGCGAAAATACTATCGAGAAGTAGTGCGTGCCGTCGCTGTAATTGTACTCGAAGCGGAATTTGTGCAGCTCGCAAATTTTATCGATGATGTAAAGCCCAAGCCCCATGCCGGTGGCTTTCTCGTCTTTATTTCTGATAAATGCCTGCTTGTAGTGCTCGAATGATTTTGCAAGCGCCGCTCCGCGGTTGGCTACGCTGATCTTGTTTTCGTCGCAGATGACGGCGACCTTTTTATCGGCGGAATATTTTAGGGCGTTGTCGATCAAATTTTTAATCGCCAGCGCAAATAGCCCGAAATCCACGTTTATCACCGCGTCGCACTCGATGTTTTCGCTGATGAGCTCGTCCCAATTATCGAGCATCGACATATCTCTTACCTGCTCTAGAATGAGGCTGAAATGATAATCTTGATAGTTGAGCGAGTAGCTTTTTGAGAGGAGTTGCTCGATTTTGGCAAATTCGTTGATTAAAATTTCAAGCCGCTCGAAGACATTGACGAGCCGCTCTTTTTGCGTTTCGTCATCGAGCATTTCGGTGATGAGCCTGCCCTTGCCGATCGGG
Proteins encoded:
- the murC gene encoding UDP-N-acetylmuramate--L-alanine ligase, which codes for MKKVHFIGIGGIGISALARFLHEKNFIISGSDIKESETTYKLRASGMEIITPHYASAIKDQEIVIYSAAIKEDNVELQAARKKGIVCLSRKEALPFVLKDKRVFAVAGAHGKSTTSAITSALIDGSVIIGAISKQFGSNMKYENSENIIFEADESDSSFLNSNPYVAVVTNAEPEHMDHYDNDLDKFHAAYRGFLERAKIRVINAEDEFLSSIKLGCIKLFPSRDITDLKVLLRDHQPFMSFNLKELGRFEVYGLGRHIAIDASLAILAAACETGLEQIRKNLLNYKGIKKRFDILCATPNFVLIDDYGHHPTEIRATLQSAREYASLLGLSKITAIFQPHRFSRLKANLNAFKECFAGVEELVVLPVYAAGEPSNGIDLKEEFKGLGALFTERVFRNGERIEFSDIFGVRHIINDGLVIGFGAGDITYQLRGEF
- the recR gene encoding recombination mediator RecR yields the protein MSGGDRFEELVASFEKLPGVGKKSALRFAYYVSVQNSFLGLNLAHNIEEAVRGLHRCRICGAVCEGEICEYCADDERESDKICIVENPKDIFILESNKIYNGRYFVLDAADEDKIAALREMVSRNGASELIFALTPGINSDGIMLYVEDKLADLSLKFTKLAQGVPTGVSLDNVDMLSLIKAINGRTDI